The following are encoded in a window of Candidatus Moraniibacteriota bacterium genomic DNA:
- a CDS encoding DUF475 domain-containing protein, which yields MKKITEIPFFGSFLFLFFGLIAGYFIDGFRGVWIVALLSVLEISLSIDNAVVNAKILENWNQKWQRIFLIFGLPIAVFGMRLLFPILIVALATGMGSFAVLDLALENPEGYAHLLEGVHHQVAAFGGMFLLMVFFHFFIDTRKNNHWIEKLEKPLTKLGQIQAVEAALALLILITVSGMLDTKESIECLTAGLWGLITYIFSKGIGSILGGSKGENTSPIIRQGIAGFLYLEILDASFSFDGVLGAFALSNNLFIIAIGLGVGAIFVRSLTITLVEKKTLTTYRYLEHGAFWAIGALAILMLLGVVQEIPEAVTGLIGAILIGASFFHSLQEKKKFSSVQSKK from the coding sequence ATGAAAAAAATTACAGAAATTCCTTTTTTTGGATCATTTCTTTTTCTTTTTTTTGGTCTTATCGCTGGATATTTTATTGATGGATTTCGAGGTGTCTGGATCGTAGCACTTCTTTCTGTTTTAGAAATTTCTCTTTCCATAGACAATGCTGTCGTTAATGCAAAAATTCTTGAAAATTGGAATCAGAAATGGCAAAGAATATTTCTTATTTTTGGACTCCCTATTGCTGTTTTTGGTATGAGACTCTTATTTCCCATACTCATAGTTGCACTAGCAACAGGAATGGGATCTTTTGCCGTTCTTGATCTTGCTTTAGAAAATCCCGAAGGGTACGCTCACCTTCTTGAAGGTGTTCATCATCAAGTAGCAGCTTTTGGCGGGATGTTTCTTCTTATGGTATTTTTTCACTTTTTTATTGACACAAGAAAAAATAATCATTGGATTGAAAAATTAGAAAAGCCCCTCACCAAACTTGGACAAATTCAAGCTGTTGAAGCTGCTCTCGCCCTTCTTATTCTCATTACCGTATCAGGAATGCTTGATACAAAAGAAAGTATAGAATGTCTTACTGCGGGACTCTGGGGACTCATTACTTATATTTTCTCTAAAGGTATTGGTTCTATTCTTGGAGGATCTAAAGGTGAGAATACCTCACCCATTATACGCCAAGGTATTGCTGGATTTCTCTACCTTGAAATTCTTGATGCTTCTTTTTCTTTTGATGGTGTGCTTGGTGCCTTTGCCCTTTCTAATAATCTCTTTATTATTGCCATAGGATTGGGGGTAGGTGCGATTTTTGTTCGATCACTTACCATTACGCTTGTTGAAAAGAAAACTCTCACCACCTATCGTTATTTAGAGCATGGTGCTTTTTGGGCCATTGGCGCTTTAGCAATATTAATGCTTCTTGGTGTTGTACAAGAAATTCCAGAAGCTGTTACTGGTCTCATTGGGGCTATTCTTATCGGAGCATCCTTTTTTCATTCCTTACAAGAAAAAAAGAAATTTTCTTCCGTACAATCCAAAAAATAA
- a CDS encoding phytoene/squalene synthase family protein, whose product MIDVFFTYTIIVALLFFLIIFFYRYIQEYLDIKKCKKIIQKNSLTFYKAFSKIPNKRKKNAIYAVYAFCRYADDIVDDKKNEKELLKLESELKMFVEGKTIPHFRWRALRKATRFYYKDFDYKPFFEMIEGQKRDLYHKDYKTLSELLDYCYLVAGTVGLMLLPILAPKKEEKLRNFAICLGHAMQLTNILRDVGEDYKNDRIYIPQDILKKHNFSHQDFVSAKNDSRFKKIFEEIAQVAEKYYNDSLSHIHLFPKQSQAPIAFSIILYKAIIDACRENNYDVFSRKNYVSQKKKKELIKKYLQSLKNKNF is encoded by the coding sequence ATGATTGATGTTTTTTTTACCTACACAATCATTGTCGCACTTTTATTTTTTTTGATAATCTTCTTTTATAGATATATTCAAGAATATCTTGATATTAAAAAGTGTAAAAAAATTATTCAAAAAAATTCACTTACTTTTTATAAAGCTTTTTCTAAGATTCCCAACAAAAGAAAAAAAAATGCTATTTATGCTGTTTATGCTTTCTGTCGTTACGCCGATGATATTGTTGATGATAAAAAAAATGAAAAAGAGCTTTTAAAACTTGAATCTGAATTGAAAATGTTTGTAGAAGGAAAAACAATACCCCACTTTCGCTGGAGAGCCCTTCGAAAGGCAACTCGTTTTTATTACAAAGACTTCGATTACAAACCGTTTTTTGAAATGATTGAGGGTCAAAAAAGAGATCTTTATCACAAAGATTACAAAACTCTTTCTGAACTCTTAGATTACTGTTATCTCGTCGCTGGAACCGTGGGCCTTATGCTTCTTCCCATTCTCGCACCCAAAAAAGAAGAAAAATTAAGAAATTTTGCTATTTGCCTTGGGCATGCCATGCAACTCACCAATATTCTTCGCGATGTCGGTGAAGATTATAAAAATGATCGTATCTATATACCACAAGACATTCTCAAAAAACATAATTTTTCACATCAAGACTTCGTCTCTGCCAAAAATGATTCTCGTTTCAAAAAAATATTTGAGGAAATCGCTCAAGTAGCTGAAAAATATTATAACGACTCACTTTCCCATATTCATCTTTTTCCAAAACAATCTCAAGCTCCTATTGCTTTTTCTATTATACTTTACAAAGCTATTATCGATGCTTGTCGAGAAAATAATTATGATGTTTTTTCCAGAAAAAATTATGTCTCCCAAAAAAAGAAAAAAGAGCTTATTAAAAAATATCTTCAATCTTTAAAAAATAAAAATTTTTAA
- the crtI gene encoding phytoene desaturase, with amino-acid sequence MKKIIIIGAGTGGLAAGIRLQSLGFSVEIYEKNEQVGGRMYQIKERGFTFDIGPTIVMMPAIYKEVFIFSKADPNDYIEMQRLDPMYSIHFPDKTKLDISTNLTKLIAQLESFNEEDAQGYLAYLADIYKRYCIAKKHFIEKPFGNAIDFYNPKSLYNALKLRTLNSAYSSISHFVKDEKLRQALSFQTLYIGISPFVGPSIYTIIPMIELLYGVWYIKGGMYSMAKAMEKRFLELGGKIHLNKTIDEILIQNKKIQGIQIGKKKIQSDIVLCNADFPWAIQNLIKKERNRGKYQKEKLQKMEYSSSSFILYLGLTKKYPTNVHTIRFAKNFNKNIKDLFNFTIPNDPSFYIYSPSQIDPTMAPEGKEVLYILIPVPSLHNEKINWTKEKTESYKNKILKILEKIPNFEDIRKHIEIVKVFTPETFQEKFNFQYGATFGLKPTLLQSNYFRPQNTFKPIKGLYFTGSSNHPGAGVPLVLTSAKLATNEIIKDYPNTL; translated from the coding sequence ATGAAAAAAATTATTATCATTGGAGCAGGGACTGGTGGATTGGCAGCTGGAATTCGTCTTCAATCTTTGGGATTCAGTGTTGAAATATACGAAAAAAACGAACAAGTAGGCGGTAGAATGTACCAAATAAAAGAGCGTGGATTCACATTTGATATTGGACCCACTATTGTAATGATGCCCGCCATCTATAAAGAGGTTTTTATTTTTTCTAAAGCAGATCCAAATGACTATATTGAGATGCAACGTCTCGATCCTATGTACAGCATTCATTTTCCAGACAAAACAAAATTAGATATTTCAACTAATCTTACAAAGCTCATTGCCCAATTAGAATCTTTTAATGAAGAAGATGCTCAGGGATATCTTGCTTATTTAGCTGATATTTACAAAAGATACTGTATCGCAAAAAAACATTTTATCGAAAAACCTTTTGGAAATGCCATCGACTTCTACAATCCAAAATCTCTTTATAATGCACTAAAACTTCGAACTCTCAATAGTGCATATTCTTCCATTTCCCATTTCGTAAAAGATGAAAAACTACGTCAAGCGCTTTCATTTCAAACTCTTTATATTGGAATATCTCCTTTTGTAGGACCCTCTATTTACACTATAATTCCTATGATCGAACTTCTTTATGGCGTTTGGTATATCAAAGGAGGTATGTATTCCATGGCAAAGGCGATGGAAAAACGCTTTCTTGAACTCGGGGGGAAAATTCATCTCAATAAAACTATAGATGAAATCCTTATTCAAAATAAAAAAATTCAAGGTATTCAAATTGGAAAGAAAAAAATTCAATCAGATATTGTTTTGTGCAATGCTGATTTTCCATGGGCAATTCAAAATCTTATAAAAAAAGAAAGGAATCGAGGAAAATACCAAAAAGAAAAATTACAAAAAATGGAATATTCTTCGTCATCATTCATTCTTTATCTTGGACTTACAAAAAAATATCCCACAAATGTACACACCATTCGTTTTGCCAAAAACTTTAATAAAAATATTAAAGATTTATTCAATTTCACCATTCCTAATGATCCTTCATTTTATATTTATTCCCCATCCCAGATAGATCCTACTATGGCACCCGAAGGAAAAGAAGTTCTTTATATACTCATTCCAGTTCCCTCTCTTCATAATGAAAAAATCAATTGGACAAAAGAAAAAACAGAGAGTTATAAAAACAAGATACTTAAAATTTTAGAAAAAATTCCTAATTTTGAAGATATTCGAAAACATATTGAAATTGTTAAAGTTTTTACACCCGAAACATTTCAAGAAAAATTCAATTTTCAATACGGAGCGACCTTTGGATTAAAGCCCACACTTCTTCAAAGTAACTATTTCCGACCACAAAACACATTCAAACCTATAAAAGGATTATATTTTACAGGGAGTAGTAATCATCCTGGTGCAGGAGTTCCCCTCGTTCTCACAAGTGCAAAACTCGCAACCAATGAAATTATAAAAGATTATCCTAATACTCTATGA
- a CDS encoding NAD(P)-binding domain-containing protein, which translates to MKRVAVIGSGVVGSATGKGFLEKGHDVVFYDVREETIANLRKQGLSAEHINNVDVQKSDIFFFVVSTPTENGKVNLKYLKNAVTVLGKKLKKRKEYFVVVVRSTVPPRTTQDIISPILEKMSGKKAGKDFGLAMNPEYLREVSAEEDFSHPWVLTLGSLDERTKLFLDEIFSGYSCPVHHVSLSEAETQKYVHNLFNAVKIAFFNEMRIASKEIGIDPDRIFEITTESAEGIWNKKYGIKNIGPFDGMCLPKDTQAFFHWAKKRGIRMGLLGSTIQSNKYFEEFWEKNKK; encoded by the coding sequence ATGAAAAGAGTCGCTGTTATTGGGAGTGGTGTTGTGGGAAGTGCTACGGGAAAAGGCTTTTTGGAAAAGGGGCATGATGTTGTTTTTTATGATGTTCGAGAGGAAACAATCGCTAATTTGAGAAAACAAGGCCTTTCTGCAGAGCATATTAATAATGTAGATGTGCAAAAAAGCGACATTTTTTTCTTTGTTGTTTCAACCCCTACAGAAAATGGGAAGGTTAATTTGAAATATTTAAAAAACGCGGTAACCGTTTTGGGTAAAAAATTAAAAAAACGAAAAGAATATTTTGTCGTTGTTGTTCGTAGTACTGTTCCTCCAAGAACAACACAGGATATTATTTCTCCTATTTTAGAAAAGATGTCAGGGAAAAAGGCTGGAAAAGATTTTGGCTTGGCCATGAATCCTGAATATTTGCGTGAAGTTTCCGCAGAAGAAGATTTTAGTCATCCTTGGGTATTGACACTTGGATCTCTTGATGAAAGAACAAAACTTTTTCTAGATGAAATTTTTTCGGGATATTCTTGTCCTGTACACCACGTTTCTTTGAGTGAAGCTGAGACACAAAAATATGTTCATAATCTTTTTAATGCAGTAAAAATTGCATTTTTTAATGAAATGCGAATTGCGAGTAAAGAGATTGGTATTGATCCAGATAGAATTTTTGAAATTACGACTGAAAGTGCGGAGGGTATCTGGAATAAAAAATATGGAATAAAAAATATCGGACCTTTCGATGGAATGTGTCTTCCAAAAGATACGCAAGCATTTTTTCACTGGGCTAAAAAAAGAGGAATTCGAATGGGTCTCTTAGGAAGCACTATTCAGTCCAATAAATATTTCGAAGAATTTTGGGAAAAAAATAAAAAATAA
- a CDS encoding glycosyltransferase, with protein sequence METLVNSFVSISFFQEHLSLWWGYVPLGVIGVWRWSIWAFKKIIALFYRIPEGKYDATLAIVTPVYNEDPKMFQKALYSWKRNKPDEIIAVIDSTDNMCIKVFKKFSKGCPEATLIITKKYGKRAALVDGIKASKSEMIALVDSDTIWTRKFKSKVLGPFENPKVGGVAPRQDVFEPKTLARKLFRIHIFNRYGNDLIYQAAFGNALSCISGRTGIYRRSAIEHLTHELEQEKFLGKKCISGDDKRLTGLVQRDGWLVKYVENALVYTPGTSDMKTYTKQQVRWTRNSWRSDLKATFSRWLWRNPFLAFHILDRFVQPFTLLFGPIFFIIALYRGDWLVASIIFCWWMVSRAIKIFGHLKNYPKDIFILPLYVFYCFFLGMIKIYTLITVDEQGWITRWDKSRLKAFVFFRDTSAHIATLAILVGLFFVGFQMNSGSLSHLKEMQQKIFAAEERAEKRLWKTEDQSTLVDISKEEAQIFRDTLIEKIEADAFGYYRIQPGETLSDVRRRFFLEQETSLYTEEKIVLKPFERVFSGTRIAIPVKDLRTPNWNWYREKSRTRFVALAYPKENAIRISGKGSFVTIPELTNRLRNPSILENLGNGEFILRKNLFIDNGVTLLVEGEDVKWLKLRSGVNDFSWIKSEGGNIFIQGTKITSWDEENNNYDSNWEDGRSYILQKLSGRMDIIKSEVAYLGYFGSPQRGKPFGGPYGVSWKISDDSFRDELSTGVIDESSIHHNLFGLYTYGMTGGIFTRNDVSYNVEYGFDPHDDSNNLLIENNRATYNGNHGIITSKRCFSNIIRGNVSKYNRLHGIMLDRSSNNNLVEGNTLSGNINGVALYNSIDNVVVNNILTENGIGIRANRESRQNFFGENMITGSKKGIYAYQESFDNYAFENVLVNNKINIHIKDGSNLFLVKKDKVPFIRAKEEKIVGY encoded by the coding sequence ATGGAAACTTTGGTGAATTCTTTTGTATCAATTTCGTTTTTTCAGGAACATCTTTCCTTGTGGTGGGGATATGTTCCTTTGGGTGTTATTGGTGTTTGGCGATGGTCAATATGGGCTTTTAAAAAAATTATAGCTCTCTTTTATCGTATTCCTGAAGGAAAATATGATGCAACTTTGGCAATTGTAACTCCTGTGTACAATGAAGATCCAAAGATGTTTCAAAAAGCTCTTTATTCGTGGAAACGTAATAAGCCTGATGAAATTATAGCTGTAATTGATTCTACGGATAACATGTGTATCAAAGTTTTTAAAAAGTTTTCTAAAGGATGCCCTGAAGCAACGCTTATAATTACGAAAAAATATGGCAAAAGAGCTGCTCTCGTTGATGGAATTAAGGCTTCAAAGAGTGAAATGATAGCACTTGTTGATAGTGATACCATTTGGACAAGAAAGTTTAAAAGTAAAGTTCTCGGTCCTTTTGAAAATCCTAAAGTCGGAGGAGTTGCTCCTCGTCAAGATGTTTTTGAGCCAAAAACTTTGGCGCGAAAATTATTTCGTATCCATATTTTTAATCGATATGGAAATGATTTGATTTATCAAGCGGCATTTGGGAATGCTCTTTCTTGTATTTCTGGACGAACTGGAATCTATAGAAGAAGCGCTATCGAACATTTGACGCATGAGCTAGAGCAAGAGAAATTTTTGGGAAAAAAATGTATTAGTGGTGATGATAAAAGATTAACAGGTCTCGTGCAACGTGATGGATGGTTGGTAAAATATGTAGAAAATGCTCTTGTTTATACACCAGGAACGAGCGACATGAAAACGTACACGAAACAACAGGTTCGGTGGACGCGAAATAGTTGGAGGTCTGATCTTAAGGCAACTTTTTCTCGATGGTTATGGAGAAATCCCTTTCTCGCTTTTCATATATTAGATCGCTTTGTGCAGCCATTTACACTTCTTTTTGGTCCGATATTTTTTATCATTGCACTGTACCGAGGTGATTGGTTGGTAGCTTCTATTATTTTTTGTTGGTGGATGGTAAGTCGAGCGATCAAAATTTTCGGTCATTTAAAAAATTATCCTAAGGATATTTTTATTTTGCCTCTCTATGTGTTTTATTGCTTTTTTCTTGGGATGATAAAAATATATACATTGATTACTGTGGATGAACAAGGTTGGATTACTAGGTGGGATAAAAGCCGTTTGAAAGCCTTTGTTTTCTTTCGAGATACTTCCGCTCATATTGCAACTCTGGCTATTTTAGTTGGTCTATTTTTTGTAGGATTTCAAATGAATAGCGGATCATTATCTCATCTAAAAGAAATGCAACAGAAAATTTTTGCTGCAGAAGAACGTGCTGAAAAAAGACTTTGGAAAACAGAAGATCAAAGTACTCTCGTGGATATTTCAAAAGAAGAAGCTCAAATATTTCGGGATACATTGATAGAAAAGATTGAAGCTGATGCTTTTGGATACTATCGTATCCAACCAGGAGAAACGCTTTCTGATGTGAGAAGAAGATTTTTTCTTGAACAAGAAACATCTTTATATACTGAAGAAAAAATAGTATTAAAACCTTTTGAAAGAGTATTTTCAGGAACAAGAATTGCTATTCCTGTAAAAGATCTCCGGACTCCTAATTGGAATTGGTATCGTGAGAAAAGTAGAACTCGATTTGTCGCTCTTGCTTATCCAAAAGAGAATGCGATACGAATAAGTGGAAAAGGATCTTTTGTAACTATTCCTGAATTAACAAATCGATTAAGAAACCCTTCAATACTAGAAAATTTAGGAAACGGAGAATTTATTCTTCGAAAAAATCTTTTTATTGATAATGGGGTTACTCTTCTTGTGGAAGGAGAAGATGTAAAATGGCTGAAACTTAGAAGTGGAGTAAATGATTTTTCTTGGATAAAATCGGAGGGAGGAAATATTTTTATACAAGGAACTAAAATTACTTCTTGGGATGAGGAAAATAATAATTATGATAGTAATTGGGAAGACGGAAGGAGCTATATTTTACAGAAATTAAGCGGAAGAATGGATATTATAAAAAGTGAAGTTGCCTACCTTGGTTATTTCGGCTCTCCTCAGCGAGGAAAACCCTTTGGGGGTCCTTATGGTGTTTCATGGAAGATTTCGGATGATTCTTTTCGAGATGAACTTTCAACAGGCGTGATAGATGAAAGTAGTATTCATCATAATCTTTTTGGTTTATATACCTATGGTATGACAGGGGGAATATTCACAAGAAATGATGTTTCCTATAACGTTGAATATGGTTTTGATCCTCATGATGATTCGAATAATTTATTGATCGAAAATAATAGAGCGACCTATAATGGAAATCATGGAATAATCACTTCAAAACGATGCTTTTCAAATATTATTCGAGGAAATGTTTCAAAATATAATCGTTTGCATGGAATTATGCTAGACCGATCTTCTAATAATAATTTAGTGGAAGGAAATACTCTCTCAGGAAATATTAATGGAGTTGCGTTGTATAATTCTATCGATAACGTTGTTGTAAATAATATTCTAACTGAAAATGGAATTGGTATCCGTGCCAACAGGGAATCTCGACAGAATTTCTTTGGTGAAAATATGATTACTGGAAGTAAAAAAGGTATTTATGCGTATCAGGAATCATTCGATAATTATGCCTTTGAAAATGTACTTGTTAACAATAAAATTAATATACATATAAAAGATGGTTCGAATTTGTTTTTGGTAAAAAAGGATAAAGTGCCTTTTATACGAGCTAAAGAAGAAAAGATTGTTGGCTATTAA
- a CDS encoding right-handed parallel beta-helix repeat-containing protein, which yields MSSIFFVAIGLSIIFFVFFNKKIEVTSEIFVEEQQEEVERKEKKYFISPLGNDLFDGLSEETAFATIQKAVDILDAGDRVFLLEGEYYQDIISIRSGKKEKPIIIEGTKNSIIKGAGNREKIVEIRHSFIHLIGFTLDGLVGEGNQEMHYRSKLLYIEGSEVLSGVTGMKVLSMNFQNAGGECIRIKYFSHENEIAYSSIRSCGVYDFVFGGGGKNGEGIYIGTAPEQITEDKNLTRDVDASNANWIHHNTIDTQGNECIDIKEGSSENIVEYNSCTGQKDSQSAGLDSRGNRNIFRENESFGNVGAGIRLGGDKEEDGIYNSIESNYFHNNEGGGVKLQRMPQEKICKNRFENNKKDDFVGEYKEEGKNENSC from the coding sequence ATGAGTAGCATTTTTTTTGTAGCAATAGGTCTTAGTATAATTTTTTTTGTTTTCTTTAATAAAAAAATTGAGGTAACATCGGAAATCTTCGTAGAAGAACAGCAAGAGGAAGTTGAAAGAAAAGAAAAAAAATATTTTATTTCACCTCTTGGTAATGATTTATTTGATGGTCTTTCTGAAGAGACGGCTTTTGCGACTATACAAAAAGCCGTCGATATCCTTGATGCTGGAGATCGAGTATTTCTTTTGGAAGGAGAGTATTATCAAGATATTATTTCTATTCGTTCGGGAAAAAAAGAAAAACCCATTATTATAGAAGGGACAAAAAATTCTATCATAAAGGGAGCTGGTAATCGGGAAAAAATTGTTGAAATTCGACACAGTTTTATCCATCTTATAGGATTTACTCTTGATGGCCTTGTTGGAGAGGGAAATCAAGAAATGCATTATAGAAGTAAACTACTTTATATCGAAGGATCGGAAGTTCTTTCTGGTGTAACGGGTATGAAAGTTCTTTCTATGAATTTTCAAAATGCCGGAGGTGAATGTATTCGTATAAAATATTTTTCCCATGAGAATGAAATTGCCTATAGTTCTATTCGTTCTTGTGGTGTATATGATTTTGTTTTTGGTGGGGGAGGAAAAAATGGTGAAGGTATTTATATAGGAACAGCTCCAGAACAAATTACAGAAGATAAAAATCTTACGAGAGATGTTGATGCATCAAATGCTAATTGGATTCATCATAATACTATCGATACTCAAGGAAATGAGTGCATTGATATCAAAGAAGGATCCTCGGAAAATATCGTAGAATATAATTCTTGTACGGGTCAGAAAGATTCTCAATCCGCGGGATTAGATAGTCGTGGAAATCGAAATATCTTTCGAGAGAATGAATCATTTGGAAATGTTGGAGCGGGGATTCGTTTGGGAGGGGATAAAGAAGAAGATGGTATATATAATAGTATTGAAAGTAATTATTTTCATAATAATGAAGGGGGTGGTGTGAAATTACAGAGAATGCCTCAAGAGAAAATATGTAAAAATCGTTTCGAAAATAATAAGAAAGATGATTTTGTAGGAGAATATAAAGAAGAAGGTAAAAATGAAAATTCTTGTTAA
- a CDS encoding NAD(P)/FAD-dependent oxidoreductase, which translates to MKKSQKTALIIGAGPAGLTAALEILRKSNLQVIIIEKDSVVGGISKTIPFKGNRIDIGGHRFFSKSDEVMLWWNEILPILDKNNDHFLPKESFHFISQKEYKKNLPKNIMFIRKRISRIFYANTFFTYPITFTLETLKNLGFFSSLTIAFSYIFHKLFPRKPENTLEDFFINKFGKKLYSLFFKEYTEKVWGTSCKNIQATWGAQRIKGLSLRKVISHSLHTCFSKKTLSSKKIETSLIERFLYPKYGPGQMWELVAKHILKRKGKILFHHEIENIYISKNTVTSLEIKNKETQEKFTINTDFVFSSMPISELIHTMKDQPPQEVQAISKELTYRDFITVGILCSSFLPSTKIKDNWIYIQEPGLQVGRIQIYNNWSPFMVKNPKETIWIGLEYFTNKHDAFWSMNDEEILSLAKKELVQMKMTSLENILDGIVIRVEKAYPSYIGSGYKQFSIIKEYLLSLENLYPIGRNGTHTYNNQDHSMLSAIRSVEHMLTNSPSKESLWRINSEKEYHEKR; encoded by the coding sequence ATGAAAAAAAGTCAAAAAACAGCCCTCATTATAGGTGCTGGTCCTGCAGGTCTTACAGCAGCGCTTGAAATACTGAGAAAAAGTAATCTCCAAGTTATTATTATAGAAAAAGACTCTGTTGTTGGAGGAATTTCTAAAACAATTCCCTTTAAAGGAAATCGTATTGACATAGGAGGTCATCGTTTTTTTTCAAAATCAGATGAGGTAATGCTTTGGTGGAATGAAATACTTCCCATACTCGACAAAAACAATGATCATTTCTTACCCAAAGAGAGTTTTCACTTTATTTCTCAAAAAGAGTATAAAAAGAATCTCCCTAAAAATATAATGTTTATTCGAAAAAGAATCTCAAGAATATTCTATGCCAATACATTCTTTACGTATCCCATAACATTTACTTTAGAGACCCTTAAGAATCTCGGTTTTTTTTCTTCCCTTACTATAGCCTTTTCCTATATTTTTCATAAACTCTTTCCAAGGAAACCAGAAAACACTTTAGAAGATTTTTTTATCAACAAATTTGGAAAAAAACTTTATTCTTTATTCTTTAAAGAATATACCGAAAAGGTATGGGGGACTTCCTGTAAAAACATACAAGCTACGTGGGGAGCACAAAGAATAAAAGGACTTTCTTTGAGAAAGGTTATTTCTCATTCATTACATACCTGTTTTTCAAAAAAAACTCTGTCTTCCAAAAAAATTGAAACCAGTCTTATTGAAAGATTTCTTTATCCAAAATATGGACCAGGACAAATGTGGGAACTCGTAGCAAAACACATACTAAAAAGAAAAGGAAAGATTCTTTTTCATCATGAGATAGAAAATATATATATTTCAAAAAATACAGTTACTTCTCTAGAAATAAAAAACAAAGAAACTCAAGAAAAATTCACCATAAACACCGACTTTGTTTTTTCAAGTATGCCCATTTCTGAGCTCATTCACACCATGAAAGATCAGCCACCTCAAGAAGTTCAAGCTATTTCTAAAGAACTTACCTACCGTGATTTCATAACAGTCGGAATACTTTGTTCTTCTTTTTTACCCTCAACAAAAATCAAAGATAATTGGATATACATACAAGAACCAGGATTACAAGTAGGAAGAATTCAGATATATAACAACTGGAGTCCTTTTATGGTGAAAAATCCAAAAGAAACAATATGGATTGGATTGGAATATTTTACGAATAAACATGATGCTTTTTGGAGTATGAACGATGAAGAAATTCTTTCTTTAGCAAAAAAAGAATTAGTTCAAATGAAAATGACTTCATTAGAAAATATTCTGGATGGTATTGTTATTAGAGTTGAAAAAGCCTATCCTTCTTACATAGGAAGTGGCTATAAACAATTCTCTATAATAAAGGAATATCTTCTTTCTTTAGAGAATCTTTATCCTATAGGAAGAAATGGAACACATACCTACAACAATCAAGATCATTCCATGCTTTCAGCGATTCGATCTGTTGAGCATATGCTTACGAATTCTCCAAGTAAAGAATCTCTATGGCGGATTAATTCTGAAAAAGAATATCATGAGAAAAGGTGA